From a single Candoia aspera isolate rCanAsp1 chromosome 2, rCanAsp1.hap2, whole genome shotgun sequence genomic region:
- the SH2D3A gene encoding SH2 domain-containing protein 3A, with translation MELVNEKLRKELEEELKLGTEQLCSHAWYHGCLPRQEAESLLRNDGEFLIRDSHSSLGDYVLSCHWGGQALHFKIIRVVLRPRKGYSRTLFQFEQEQFDNIPALVRFYVGNQKVISDVSGAVVSRPVNRSVPIRWLKERFSDTGRPPGPSEEEGAPLRRFSFRTATAGEQIGDGNLLRTKDRSGSDPSSLDQLGQRPSLHSAQSDSNLLTGGPETSPGDQDRIQLPPLSPAFRTGSDPVLRPSASVSHLLEGQGLSSSEGRLHSKAPPKPLRVPSMLMSDYCELVPKAPQGPRSHVERLQTEERWHGRAHITETAFGFLDCDEAPFPSPQSVETEMEPGFERPLLEATSSFQLQHFHSLLLTPNNKPLDPSTLKRLKDIFATHDCHVTALHILKTDCQAVRIIGVSKEQQRAMGVSSGLELITLPQGHQLRKDLLERHHLIALGIAVDILGCTGSVAERADTLHKVIQLAVELWRPVGDLFALSAVMKALQLPQIARLEQTWRHLRQSHTQSAIIFEKELKPLLGNLNRAEGHPVFSPKDVAVPHILPLLSLMEGEQLWDDNEETCDVLLRTLERARFVATNTGAYRISAEARLQGFQGTPELLEVFQTEFSLRLLWGSKGAEAEQGERYKKFERILTVLSQKLE, from the exons ATGGAATTGGTCAATGAGAAGCTAAGAAAGGAGCTGGAGGAAGAGTTGAAACTTGGCACTGAACAGCTCTGCAGCCATGCTTGGTACCATGGTTGCCTGCCACGGCAG GAGGCAGAATCCCTGTTGCGGAATGACGGGGAGTTCTTGATCCGCGATTCACATTCTAGCCTGGGCGATTATGTCTTGTCATGCCACTGGGGAGGACAGGCCCTGCACTTCAAGATCATCCGTGTGGTGCTCCGCCCCAGAAAGGGCTATTCTCGCACCCTTTTCCAATTTGAGCAGGAGCAGTTTGACAACATACCTGCCTTGGTGCGCTTTTATGTGGGCAACCAGAAGGTCATCTCCGATGTTTCAGGAGCTGTGGTGTCTCGGCCAGTCAACAGGAGTGTACCAATTCGCTGGCTGAAGGAGCGCTTCAGTGACACTGGCCGGCCTCCTGGGCCCTCTGAGGAGGAAGGGGCACCTCTTCGACGGTTCAGCTTCCGTACAGCCACTGCTGGAGAACAAATAGGAGATGGAAACTTGCTCCG AACAAAAGATCGAAGTGGAAGTGACCCCAGTAGCCTAGACCAGCTGGGCCAGAGACCTTCATTGCATAGTGCCCAATCAGACAGCAACTTATTGACTG GAGGCCCAGAAACATCACCTGGAGACCAGGACCGAATCCAACTCCCTCCTTTGTCTCCTGCCTTTCGCACAGGCAGTGACCCTGTCCTACGGCCAAGTGCCTCAGTATCTCACCTGCTGGAAGGCCAGGGGCTGAGTAGTTCGGAAGGTCGACTTCATTCCAAAGCTCCCCCAAAGCCTTTGAGAGTCCCTTCCATGCTGATGAGTGACTATTGTGAACTGGTTCCTAAGGCTCCTCAGGGGCCCCGGAGTCACGTGGAGCGCTTGCAGACCGAGGAGAGGTGGCATGGCCGGGCTCACATTACAGAGACTGCCTTTGGGTTCCTGGACTGTGATGAGGCTCCTTTTCCCTCGCCCCAGTCAGTGGAGACGGAAATGGAACCGGGGTTTGAGCGCCCGCTGCTAGAGGCTACTTCCTCCTTCCAGCTTCAGCACTTCCACTCACTGCTTTTGACCCCGAACAACAAGCCCCTGGATCCCAGCACACTCAAGCGCCTCAAGGACATCTTTGCTACCCATGATTGCCATGTAACAGcccttcatattttaaaaacgGACTGTCAG GCTGTGCGGATCATTGGAGTATCTAAGGAGCAGCAGCGGGCAATGGGGGTGAGCTCAGGTCTGGAGCTTATAACCCTGCCTCAAGGGCATCAGTTGCGGAAGGACTTGCTGGAAAG gcACCATCTCATAGCTCTGGGCATTGCTGTGGACATCCTGGGTTGTACGGGGTCCGTGGCTGAACGAGCGGACACCCTTCACAAGGTCATCCAGCTAGCCGTGGAGCTGTGGCGGCCAGTTGGGGACCTCTTTGCCCTGTCTGCTGTGATGAAAGCTCTGCAGCTGCCACAG ATTGCCCGGCTGGAGCAAACGTGGAGGCATCTGCGCCAGAGCCACACCCAGAGTGCCATCATCTTTGAGAAGGAGCTTAAGCCTCTCCTGGGGAATCTGAACAGGGCTGAAG GGCATCCTGTCTTCTCCCCAAAGGATGTAGCAGTTCCTCACATCCTGCCACTTCTCAGTCTCATGGAAGGAGAACAACTATGGGATGACAATGAGGAAACGTGTGATGTCCTCCTGCGGACGCTGGAAAGAGCTCGCTTCGTTGCCACCAACACTGGCGCTTATCGCATCAGTGCTGAGGCCAGACTTCAAG